The Longimicrobiaceae bacterium genome includes a region encoding these proteins:
- a CDS encoding PEP-CTERM sorting domain-containing protein: protein MRRRWIFAVAALFAAPTVAAAQPYTISSTTGLTAENFFNFETGARASSTSMFEDGVLTSRGGYGQTFTVHVGSTLLSWQLRTEECRTWSDQLLSGPCLFRAYVAGFDGGRLNSILWQSRPVSYTRDAPFPMLSEVWLDPGVYVAFILQEPTAPTPGYTGTIFRDYSFFVPFGGQAPASPGSDWVTLATRDPSLGVAETIWAIHHGDMQTFTATLDSTVTPEPASMALLGTGLAGLIGAARRRRRKQDEAHG from the coding sequence ATGAGACGCCGTTGGATCTTCGCCGTTGCCGCCCTCTTTGCCGCGCCCACGGTGGCCGCTGCGCAGCCGTATACGATCAGCTCAACGACCGGACTCACGGCGGAGAACTTCTTCAACTTTGAGACCGGAGCGCGGGCGTCCTCGACCAGCATGTTCGAGGACGGCGTGCTCACCTCCAGGGGCGGCTACGGGCAGACGTTCACGGTGCACGTGGGAAGCACGCTCCTCTCGTGGCAGCTCCGCACGGAGGAATGCCGCACGTGGAGCGACCAACTTCTATCGGGTCCGTGTCTGTTCCGCGCATACGTTGCAGGATTCGATGGCGGTAGGCTCAACAGCATTCTGTGGCAGAGCCGGCCGGTATCGTACACTCGGGATGCCCCCTTCCCCATGCTGTCCGAGGTATGGCTGGATCCGGGGGTGTACGTGGCCTTCATCCTCCAGGAACCGACAGCGCCAACGCCCGGCTACACCGGAACGATTTTCAGGGACTACTCGTTCTTCGTGCCGTTCGGCGGACAGGCCCCTGCCTCCCCCGGGAGCGACTGGGTGACGCTCGCAACGCGCGACCCGAGCCTTGGTGTCGCCGAAACCATCTGGGCGATCCATCACGGAGACATGCAGACCTTCACAGCGACCCTCGACAGCACGGTGACACCTGAGCCGGCCAGCATGGCGCTCCTGGGTACCGGGCTCGCGGGGCTGATCGGGGCGGCAAGACGCAGGCGGCGCAAGCAGGACGAGGCGCACGGATAA
- a CDS encoding PEP-CTERM sorting domain-containing protein: MRRRLLPAVFLLCAAPTLGTAQPYTITSGDDILRDNFRNFESGVPIPFGSGFVNGWLAYRTGVGQSFTVETGSTLLSFSIHHDQCYAVSPLESRAAVPGNCLFRGFVARLDEATGRAVDVLWESAPVANVFPTPSLATNVWLDPGVYLAFLLPEDTAPTPTYTGSVLRDYSIFMPYGSQQSASPSTHWMTLASHDPRLAPNQTVWQTPAWNPGGQPGDVQGFRATLDTTVTPEPASMALLGTGLAGLIGAARRRRRKQDEAHG, encoded by the coding sequence ATGAGACGCCGCTTGCTGCCCGCCGTCTTCCTGCTCTGCGCCGCGCCTACTCTGGGAACCGCGCAGCCGTACACGATCACCTCGGGGGACGACATCTTGCGCGATAATTTCCGCAACTTCGAGAGCGGCGTTCCCATCCCGTTCGGCAGCGGGTTCGTGAACGGGTGGCTCGCGTACCGGACCGGGGTCGGGCAGTCGTTCACGGTGGAGACGGGAAGCACGTTGCTTTCTTTCTCTATCCATCACGATCAGTGCTACGCCGTCAGCCCCCTTGAGTCTCGGGCCGCGGTCCCTGGGAATTGCCTCTTCCGCGGGTTCGTTGCTCGGCTGGACGAGGCCACAGGGCGCGCGGTGGATGTGCTGTGGGAGAGCGCGCCCGTCGCCAACGTATTCCCCACGCCGTCCCTCGCCACGAACGTGTGGCTGGACCCCGGCGTGTACCTCGCATTCCTGCTCCCCGAGGACACGGCGCCGACACCCACCTATACCGGCTCCGTGCTTCGTGACTATTCCATCTTCATGCCCTACGGCTCGCAGCAATCCGCGTCGCCGAGCACGCACTGGATGACGCTTGCGAGTCACGACCCGAGACTCGCTCCGAACCAGACCGTCTGGCAGACGCCAGCATGGAACCCGGGAGGGCAGCCTGGGGACGTGCAGGGGTTCCGCGCGACGCTCGACACCACGGTCACCCCGGAGCCCGCCAGCATGGCGCTCCTGGGTACCGGGCTCGCGGGGCTGATCGGGGCGGCGAGACGCAGGCGGCGCAAGCAGGACGAGGCGCACGGATAA